aatattatcatttttttttccatcacccATCACTCAAAGAGCTTAGTTTGGACATAATCTTGGGGTTATCTCAAAGTTTCTTTATGATTCAACAAGTTTAGTCATGAGTCAACTAAATATTGGACTTGGGTATCAGTCTGATACTAGTCATGACCAAGATTTTGAACCCTTTTTGAGCTCTCTATTTCTCTACATAATACCCATTTTTGAATGCTCACAAAATAACCCTACAAAGATACAAGATGATAGAGATGCAAATACAGGGATGAAGATGCAAAGGGTttgaagactctgaactctCCATACTTCTTCACTTTCATAGGTTTCGATCTTCTTCTCTCATCCGCCATTTCAGCTccaatattaccatttttttccatGACCCATCACTCGAAGAGCTTATTTTGGACATAATCTTGGGGTTATCTcaaagtttcttttttattcaacaagTTTATTCATGAGTCAACCAAATATTGGACTCGAGTCTTAGTTCGGTACTGGTCATGGCTGAGGCGGATATGACTTGGCCGAGTTATACTGGTCTCAATCGAGATTTTGAACCCTATTTGAACTCTCTATTTCTTTGCACAGTACCCATTTTTTAAGGCTAACAAATTAGCCCTACGAAGATATAAGAGGATTGAGAtgcaaataaagaaatgaagatGCAAAGGGTTTGAAGACTCTAAACTCTTCTACTTTTTCACTTTAATGGGTTTCAATCGTCTTATCTCATCCACCATTTGCGctctaatattacaatttttttccatcACCCATCACCCAAAAAGCTTAGTTTGAACATAATCTTGGAGTTATCTcaaagtttcttttttattcaacaagTTTATTCATGAGTAAACCAAATATTGGACTCAAGTATCAATTCAATATCAATCATGGTTGAGGCGGATATGACTCAAACAAGTTGTACTTGTCTCAACCGAGATTATGAACTCTATTTGAGCTCTCTATTTATCTACACAATACCCATTTTTGAAGGCTTACAAAATAGTCCTACGAAGATACAAGATGATGGAGATGCAaatacaaggatgaaaatccaaaGAGTttgaagactctgaactctCCATATTTTTTCACTTTCATGAGTTTTGATTTTCTTCTCTTATCTGCCATTTCCGCTccaatattaccatttttttccattacccATCACTCGAAGAGCTTAGTTTGGACATAATATTAAGgttatctcaaattttctttgtgATTCAACAAGTTTATTCATAAGTCAACCAAAAATTGGACTTGGGTATCTGTTCGATACTAGTCATGGTAGAGGCGGATATGACTCAACCAAGTCGTACCAGTCTCGACTAAGATTTTGAACCCTATTTGAGCTCTCTATTTCTCTGTAGAATACCCATTTTGAAGGCTCACAAAATAGCCTTACCAAGATACAAGATAATGAAGATGCAAATATTACTCATTGAAAATCTAGCAAtaattggtttattttttaattttgaactattttttaaaattaaatatctattaatgaaacaaaaatactaactctttcttgattttcttctcTCATCCACCATATCCGCTCCAATATTGCCATTTTTTCCATCACCCGAAGAGCTTAGTTTAGATATAATCTTAGGGTTATCTcaaagtttcttttttattcaacaagTTTATTCATGAGTTAACCAAATATTGGACTCGGGTATTAGTTCGGTATCGGTCATGGCCAAGGTGAATATGACTTGGCCGAGTCATACCAGTCTCAATTGAGATTTTGAACCTTGTTTGAACTCTCTATTTCTTTGCACAATACCCATTTTTTAAGGCTAACAAAATACCCTAACAAAGATACAAGAGGATTGAGATGCAAATATAGGAATGAAGATGAAAAGGGTTTGAAGAGTCTAAACTCTTCATACTTTTCCACTTTCATGGGTTTCAATCTTCTTCTCTCATCCACCATTTTTGCTATggtattaccatttttttccatCACCCATCATCCAAAAAGCTTAGTTTGGACATAATCTTGGAGTTATCTCaaagtttctttttttattcaacaaatttATTCATGAGTCAACCAAATATTGGACTAGGGTATCGATCCGATACTGATCATGGCTGAGGCGGATATGACACAATCAAGTCGTAGGAGTCTTAACCGAGATTATGAACCCTGTTTGAGCTCTCTATTTCTATACAcaatactcattttttaaggCTCACAAAATAGTCCTACGAAGATACAAGATGATGGAGATGCAAACACATGGATGAAAATCCAAAGGGTTTGAAGGCTCTGAACTCTCTATATTTCTTCACTTTCATGGGTTTCGATCTTTTTctctcatccaccattttcaCTCCAATATTACCAATTTTTCCATTACCCATCACGCAAAGAGCTTAGTTTGGACATAATATTATGgttatctcaaattttcttcATGATTCAACAAATTTATTCACAAGTCAACCAAATATTGGACTTGGGTATTAGTCCAATACTAGTCATGGTGGAGGCGGATATGACTCGGTTGAGTCGTACCAATCTCGACTAAGATTTTGAACCCTGTTTGAACTCTCTATTTCTTTGTACAATACCCATTTTGAAGGCTCACAAAATAGCCCTACCAAGATACAAGATGATGGGGATGCAAATATTACTCCTTGAATTACTAGCAAtaattggtttattttttaaattttgaactattttttcaaattaaatatttgttaatGAAACAAAAGCACTAACTCTTTCTtgatttggagtttatttgttgaatgaaaatttttggataaTTATGATTTTGCGCATAAGAGAAATAATGAACCAATTGTTGttcataaattcataaaattggaTTAgcatttgagtttcaaattatttttaaaagtgctTACATTCATTAATGAATCTAATACACTAAGTTCCTCTTTGGGATGAATTTTGAACGAGGCTAAAAGCGTTTCCTAAGACTAGAAAGCAATCTTAAAAAGGGGCATATCAAGATTTCCATGAAAAGCAATCTAAGAGTGTTCCCTTTGTTGAGACCGATAGGGAAGTGAATGAGACCGATAGGGAACACAAAAACATCCCCTTTGTTGAGGACTTTGCTAATGAAGCGGTTTTGAGGGTTGGATGTGACAAAGCCAACTAAGAGTGTTCCCTCCAAAACTGTGAGGATCTCACTGGCACGGGGGTGAATGTGAGGAGGGTTTTGACCATAGGGTGCATAATCGATACGAACCAGTGATATCCCAAGAGTGTTTTGTCCTGGTAGTACATCAACATTTATAATAGTGACATTTGAGCCCACTAGATTTGCTGTGTTTCCTGGAATATTCAGCCCTTGATACAAGAAATCGTCGGCCACGGTCAGGTTTGGGTTCTTGCAGAACTTTCCATTTACAAATACTGCATTTAAAAAAacagaaggaaaataaaagataggTCATTAGTACCAAACCACCATCAATGGAAAGATTAGTGAAAATAGTGACAAGATCATTGGTTACTAAAGAAATACCAGCATTCTCGGGTTCATCAATGGCAACACAAGTGTCCTGCAGTGGCCTTGGATCAAAGGCAGAGGCAAGAGAGGAAGCCAATGCCATGAGGGCAACAGTTACCAGGGAACTAACACCTTTCTTCATTGTTAGAGAACTGTCTCCAACAATCACAATCTTTATCTTTAGGTGGGGGTGAGAAATTTTGCATGGGAAAGATGTTAATTTATAGACCAGTCAGTGAGTTAAGTCTTTGCATAAACTCACAAAGTCTTCAATGggtagttttttcttttcttttcttttctttttttctttttttcactttcaACGTCAAGTGGTTACACCAATACATGTTGATTTATGTAGGATTAGTTAGTTACTATACTGATCTTAACTAGAAAATTCTCCATGCGTGTGGAAAGTGAAGTTCAATTATTGGTGGAGGCAGGTCCAATTTCATATCAATCTGCATGATCCATACAATTACATAAATAGTAGATTGAATATTACTACTATTCAAACACTGAAAAATATGTATAGTGTATTGACAAGAAAATAGAAGATTACAGAGTAAGTGCAGGCTTGGACTAGACAATAACCCACCCATTCCAAACATGGTTACTCTATGAGGCTTGTGTAGGTTCAGTTTAATGAGTATCTATATAGCTTAATTAACCAGTCAAAGTTTTCAGAGATTGGCTGATGAGATTGAATATGTAGCCAAGTTCTGAGTTTCTAGCTCATGTGCCTTCCACTGAGTGAAAAATCCTTGGATAAGCTCTAGGGTTGCTAAAGTTTAATGAAAAATAGGGATAAATTCAAAGATTTTCTGCTATGCTCATTAGGCTTTCCTCGGTTACAAAAGCTTTGACCATGATTTTTATGCTTGCAGCCTTCCCTGTTGGCtcaaaagttattattattattattattattattatggtttgagagagaaagagatctTAATAAACACCTTTAAACTAAGACTTTTTAATTAGTTGTTTATAAGTTGTCTTTAACAATCACGTCGGTGTTTCCTGGTGAGAAGCAAGAAACCTTGCATTTGAAAAATACCAATAAATTAGATGAAGTCCTCAGGTTAATCTATGTTTTATAGGTGAGGTAAGCAGTAACACTTTCCAAGTCTTCAATGGatgtcatttttcaaatttaaaggTTGAACCATTCTTCGATTACACTCCTTTCTCATCCTTTTCTCCTCAACTTATGCTCTAGACTCTTGAATGGATTCTA
Above is a genomic segment from Vitis riparia cultivar Riparia Gloire de Montpellier isolate 1030 chromosome 14, EGFV_Vit.rip_1.0, whole genome shotgun sequence containing:
- the LOC117930601 gene encoding germin-like protein subfamily 1 member 13, which translates into the protein MKKGVSSLVTVALMALASSLASAFDPRPLQDTCVAIDEPENAVFVNGKFCKNPNLTVADDFLYQGLNIPGNTANLVGSNVTIINVDVLPGQNTLGISLVRIDYAPYGQNPPHIHPRASEILTVLEGTLLVGFVTSNPQNRFISKVLNKGDVFVFPIGLIHFPIGLNKGNTLRLLFMEILICPFLRLLSSLRKRF